In Enterobacter cloacae, the following are encoded in one genomic region:
- a CDS encoding DUF1869 domain-containing protein — MGKATYTVTITNNSNGVSVDYETEAPMELLIPDIAADVVKDLINTVRAYDTENEHEVCGW; from the coding sequence ATGGGTAAAGCGACCTACACCGTGACCATCACTAATAATAGCAATGGCGTTTCGGTGGATTATGAAACAGAAGCCCCAATGGAGCTTTTAATTCCGGATATCGCTGCTGATGTAGTGAAAGACCTGATAAATACCGTTCGTGCCTACGATACGGAAAATGAACACGAGGTCTGCGGCTGGTAA
- the yeaR gene encoding hypothetical protein — MLRIPENFVHTRATPFWNKETVPQALLTHHNTKAGVYGRLSVMQGAVRYFGFADGDATEPDMARVIEAGSFGISPPQKWHRIELLTDDTLFNIDFFADPDITLSGAGIGKVVNTHKE, encoded by the coding sequence ATGCTACGTATTCCTGAAAATTTTGTTCATACCCGCGCGACGCCATTCTGGAACAAAGAGACGGTACCCCAGGCTCTCCTCACCCATCACAATACCAAAGCAGGCGTGTATGGCCGTCTGTCCGTAATGCAGGGCGCAGTGCGCTACTTTGGCTTTGCTGATGGCGACGCGACCGAACCGGATATGGCACGGGTGATTGAAGCCGGTTCGTTTGGGATCTCCCCACCGCAAAAATGGCACCGCATTGAACTGTTAACCGACGATACCTTGTTTAATATCGATTTTTTTGCCGACCCCGACATTACGCTCAGCGGTGCAGGCATAGGTAAAGTGGTTAATACACATAAGGAGTAA
- the yeaR gene encoding hypothetical protein, which produces MLRIPQSCIHTRSTPFWNKETAPAGIFQRHLDKGTRPGVYPRLSVMQGVVRYLGYADEFTPEHDSELIIEAGHFGVFPPEKWHHIEAMTDDAVFNIDFFVEAEVLKSL; this is translated from the coding sequence ATGTTACGCATTCCACAGAGTTGTATTCATACCCGTTCGACCCCTTTCTGGAACAAAGAGACCGCCCCTGCGGGGATCTTTCAACGCCATCTCGATAAAGGTACCCGCCCAGGCGTTTACCCTCGCCTTTCTGTTATGCAAGGCGTGGTGCGCTATTTAGGCTATGCCGATGAATTTACGCCTGAACATGACAGCGAGCTGATTATTGAGGCGGGGCATTTCGGCGTTTTTCCACCGGAGAAATGGCACCACATTGAGGCCATGACCGATGATGCCGTGTTTAACATCGATTTCTTTGTTGAAGCGGAAGTGCTGAAATCTCTTTAA
- a CDS encoding alpha/beta hydrolase, producing the protein MNSFYSQYAGCTVRWQDLPGSGEPVVFIHGLGCASSYEYPRIVCDARFGARRAILIDLPGSGYSDKPTHYGYRTSEQAQVVAELLNHLKLDTFWLYGHSMGGSIAIETAVLMQTRVRGLMVSEPNFHRGGGVFSQSIATQTEKQFLEQGYDALLSAETTAWAGSLQSNAPCAVWRGASSLVAGVEPEWAEQFLSLTCPVTLIFGALSLPDADVDALQQKGVEVKIIPDAGHSMSWENPSALAQTLADCIAKS; encoded by the coding sequence ATGAACAGTTTTTACTCGCAATACGCTGGTTGCACCGTGCGCTGGCAAGACCTACCCGGTTCTGGTGAGCCTGTCGTATTTATTCACGGCCTGGGCTGCGCCTCTTCTTATGAATATCCCCGTATTGTCTGTGATGCACGGTTTGGTGCGCGCAGGGCCATTCTTATCGACCTCCCTGGTAGCGGTTATAGTGATAAACCCACGCATTATGGTTATCGAACCAGCGAACAGGCACAGGTTGTCGCTGAACTGTTGAATCACCTTAAACTCGATACCTTCTGGCTGTATGGCCACAGCATGGGGGGCAGCATTGCAATTGAAACGGCGGTTTTAATGCAGACTCGCGTCAGAGGTCTGATGGTCTCGGAACCCAATTTTCATCGCGGTGGTGGGGTGTTCAGCCAGTCTATTGCGACACAAACAGAAAAGCAGTTTCTGGAACAAGGGTATGATGCGTTGCTTAGCGCGGAAACCACCGCGTGGGCGGGGAGTTTACAGAGCAATGCGCCCTGTGCCGTATGGCGTGGCGCGTCGAGCCTGGTGGCAGGCGTCGAACCTGAATGGGCAGAGCAATTTTTATCGCTAACCTGTCCGGTTACCCTTATTTTCGGGGCGTTATCGCTGCCTGATGCCGATGTTGATGCCCTTCAGCAGAAAGGTGTTGAGGTGAAAATCATTCCTGACGCCGGGCATTCGATGTCCTGGGAAAACCCGTCCGCACTGGCACAGACGTTAGCGGATTGTATCGCGAAATCATGA